CCCCGCTTGTGTGGTTGTGAATAATGATCTGGATATTCTTCAGTTCCGGGGCTCAACGGGATTGTATCTGGAGCCCTCACCCGGCAAGGCCAGCCTTAACCTTATGAAAATGGCCCGGCAAGGCTTAGGCTTTGAGCTGCGCAACCTGGTACACAAAGCTAAAATGTCAGGTGCTCCGGCTAGAAAAATAGGAATGGAGATTTACATAGAAGATAAAATTCAACGGATCAATATTGAAGCGACACCAATAAAGACCGAAGGAGAGGATGCCTATTTTATGGTGCTGTTTACGCCAGCACTTTCTCTACCTGATGATGAAGAGCTGGGTGATGTAAAGGACAAGCGGGTAAAGCAATTAGAAGCTGAACTGACGGCTTTACGGGAAGACATGCGTTCTATCATAGAGTCACAGGAAGCAGCCAATGAGGAACTCCAATCGGCTAATGAAGAAATTGTATCTAGTAATGAAGAACTGCAAAGCATAAACGAAGAGCTGGAAACGTCAAAAGAAGAAATTGAGTCTTCTAATGAAGAACTGATTACAATTAACCAGGAGCTGCAGATGCGCAATGAACAACTGGCTGAAGTGCAGGAGTACTCTGAAGCCATGTTCAACATCATTCGTGAGAGTGTACTAACACTGGATAAAGAATTGCGGGTGAAGACAGCAAACCGGGCGTTTTATAAAACCTTTAAAATAAACGAAGAGGATGCGGAAGGCCGCTATATTTTTGAACTAGGCAATGGAAAATGGAATATTCCTAAACTCCGAAAGTTGCTCCATGATATCATACCCACCAATACACAGTTTTTTGGTTATGAGATCGTGCACGAGTTTCCAAATATTGGTGAAAAGGTCCTGATCATTAACGCCCATAAGGTTGCACAGCGTATTCATGGACAAGAATTAATATTACTTGCAATAGAAGATATTACAGAGTTTAGGCAGGCGCAAAGAGCGAATAATAAGAAGTAGGAGAGGAAAGCTATGAGCTGTGAGGAGGGAGCTGCAAGCTGCACGCTGTAAACCAAACAGCCGAGGGAAAAGAATATTGAACAAGGAACAAGGAAGGAAGAAGGAAGAAGTAGGAAAAATTCGAAAGGGGAAATGCGAAATGCGAAAGGAAGAAAGAAGGAATGTTCAATGCTCAACGCTCAATGATGAGTGATGAGGAATGAATAAGGAGGAAAGGCACAAGGGGCAAGAAACAAGGAACAAGAAAGGAAATGTTCAATGCTCAATTTTCAATGTTCAAGGTACAATGAAGAGAGAAGGAATTGATAAATGTAAAAGCACTCCAATTGCGGAGTGCTTTTACATTTTAAAAAATGCTTGATCTTGTGGTTTTGTGTGTTAGCGCTCCCACTCCTTTAGGAGAGAGCTGGGGTGAGGTTTCTCACGTTTTACGTTTCACGTCTCACGATAATTGGCGTGTAGCTTGCAGCCTGCAGCTTACCGCTTCTCTCATATCTCCTCTTCTTGCTTCTTTTCGACTGCCGTTTCTGCCTTTTCTAATTTTTGGAGAAAAAAGGTGCGTAGCCATTCCGCTCGTTGGTGCGACTGTCTGGACTTACGGAAAAAATCCTCGGCTTTTAGCTTTTTCCCTTGATTGTTCAGTTGGTGTCCCATTTGTTCATAAAGCAATACGGCTTCTTCCAGGCCCTTGATAGTTTGCCAGGTGTTGCCTTCTATCTTGTCAGTTAATCCGGCCAATAAGGCATCTGCTGTAAAGCCGTGACCCGTATGGCAGCGGTAGCGGATCAGGTTGCCTTCTCTAATTTCGGTTAATGCACCGTTACATTCCGGGCATGTAAATGGTGTTAGTTTGCCCAAGCCTAAAACTCCCATACCTGAAGCATTTTTTTGTAAAGCAATTTCTGTTTCAAAACGAACACGTTTGGCCTCTTGTTGCGTAATGTTGTTCTTATAAACAACCTCCTCTTTGGTTAACCAAATCAGTAAGGAGCCTACATCTTTCATGGCAACAATATGGTCTACCTCCACTTGTTCTAAAACATTATTTGGCATACTCGGAAATTCGGCATCCTGTGGGTTTTGAATAATAACAGTTCCTCCAAAACGCTTGATGTTCCAAAGACCGGAAGTACCATCGTCTAATAAGCCAGATAAGATGATGCCGATAACCCGAGGACCATACTCATAGGCTACTGAACGAAACAGAGCATCAATAGATGGCCGGAAGCGGTTTTCTTTTGGACCTTTTTTACTAAGATATGGTCTTGTTCCAAGATCATATGATGGTCGGGAGGAGCTATATAGATCCGGTTTTTTTCAAAGCGCTCACCATCTATGGCATGTGTTGCAAATAAAGATCCACTACGGTTTAGTATGTATGGCAAGTTGCTGTGCGAGTGGGCAAGGATGTGTTGTACAATAAATAATGTAGCGTTCAGATCTACCGGTAGCGAACCAACAAGGTCTGTTAAAGCAGATACACCTCCTGCCGATGTGCCTATAACAATAATATCTCGGTTAGGCATAGCAGTAAACGTTTTGTACTGATATGTATCTTATGATCAACTCTTACTATAAAGTACGAAAAAAAACAGAATAAGCTTGAATTATCTAAATGCTGGGCTTACAAAATGATGCAGGCTTTATGGATTGTCTTGTGTACTGAATAACAATTGTTTTAAACGGTCGATGTGTTTGTTCAATTCCTGTATACGCAACTTTTTTTGTTCGGCGCTGCGCACCCAGCCTCTGCGTGTTTCTTCCTCGCTTATTTTTTGAAGCAAAAACCGTCGTTCGTCCATCATACGCAATGCAATCCAGAACGTTTCTTCCAGGGCTTTTGTTTGACGGATCAGTAACTCGTCTTGATTAAACAAGTGGCCGGTATGACACCGATAGCGTATAAGTCCATCATCGTTCATTTCCCATAATACACCTCCACAATCAGGGCAGGTAAACTCGCTTTGTTCACCCAGCGGTTTTACATTGTCTATTCCCAGCGCTACATGTTCGGCTATTTCTGCTTCTGCCAAAACCCTTGGCGGTACAGTTACACCAGCATTGATGCCGTCGTTTGTTGTTTCTTCTAATAAAATACCCATGTCGGAAAGTGATGCGCAATAGTTGGGGGTGAGAATATTTAAAACTGCATTTGGCATATCGGGATACTCTGCTTCTTCTGGGTTTTGCACGATGCAGGTACCCCCGCATTCTTTAATTGCCATCATGCCGTCAGCACCATCCTGCAGCAGGCCGCTAAGAATAATACCTATCGATCGACCTTTATACGCTACTGCGGCAGATCGGAATAGTACATCAATGGAGGGGCGCCAACGATTTTCAGGTGGGCCCTGGCCTAATAAAATATGCCCATTTTTAATTAATAAATGTCTTTCAGGAGGAGCAAAGTATACGGTGCCTTTATGAACAACCTCATCGTTTTCTGCCATCTTACATTTAAACCCACTGTTACGTTGCAGCCGTTGTATCAGGATCTCCTCAGCCGAAATATGAGGTAAGTGTATAACAATGCAAACGGCTGCGTTTATGTTTTCATTTAATTGAGCACATAATTCAAAGATTGAGTTTAACCCACCCGCAGAGGCTCCCACCACAACTAAAAACTTAGGGCGTTCGATTGCTGTTTCCATTGCTTATTTTGCAGCAATAGCTATGCCCCGATGTAGTCTTCAGTTAGTGATTAACAAAAAGCATAGGTGTTCCTGGGTTAACAGGTTGACAAGTTGACAAGTTGACGAGTTGAAAAGTTGACAAGTTTATTTGCTAGTTGCATGAAACAAGTAAGCTTGTAAGTTCTTTTGCGAACATCTTACGATAATCAAGTGCCATCTGTATACGCACTTGTCGGCAGCCTTGTGTGCTTTGCTTTAGGCACATGGAGTTTTCCATTCTGCTTCACCTTCCAGTGGGAGAGGTAGCGTGCTTGTTTGGATTTATGCTTACGGGTTGAAGCAGCGTGCAGCGAAGGAGTTGGTGTAACGGCTACGGTTGACCTATTTTCAGGTAATGACGTCTTCTCATTAGTTGATGCAATAGGTGGGGTTGTGGTTTTATTTGAGGTTTTTGGAATTAACGTATGACAGTAGGCAATCAGTAATTCCTGTGCTTCTTCCTTGGTCTTGCCCTGGTACAACCACTTATTTACCATGCCGGTTAGCCTGGCAAACAAGCCGGGTTTGCGCACGGTCCCTGGAAGCTGGCGGTAGTATACGCGCTTCACCATTTTGGAGGCCACGCCAAACCGGTCGGCATTGGCCATCGTGCGCTTGAGGTTAGGATCCTTGCGCATCTTTTTAGCGCTTTTATAATCCCCTTGGAGCGCAGGTAATACGTATTGCCTAACTTATAAAAGATGATGCCATCAATGGTGCCGGTAATGAAGACGGGGCCTACTTGTTTTGCCATGGTGTACGGGTGCTTGTTACGGATGAATTGTTGATGAATGTATGCTAAATATTTTAGTAAATCTACCCAACTAAATGCCCCTTTCAAAACCTTGCACCCTCTTTATTTATACACATGTAGGCCACTTCTAATATCATTAAACCCTCCGCGTCTCTGCGTGAAACCAAAAGCCCCGGCTTTCTCCTAATCCCAATACCCTAATTCCCAATTCCATCTCTCTTCATTGAACATTGAGTATCGAAAATTGAGCATTGAACATTTCCTCCCTTCTATATTCATCATTCCTTGTTCCTTGTTCATTATTCTCTCCCTCCTCTCTCCCAGGTTTCTTGTACCTCTCCTGTACCTAATCTGTACCTCTTCTGTAGGTAAGTCCGTACCATCTGCACTGCTAAAGCCCTCTACCTGCCTTCCACATTCACTACTGCTCCCACCATCCTCCCACCATCCTCCTACACTCCTCCTACCGGCATCCATAAATCCTAAAATAAAATCGTAATAATCAGAGCCGAAAAATGCTCTCAAAGTGAAGAGGTTGAAATGTACTTATTCTCCCTTTTAGGCAACAGCAGATGCTGAAACAAGTTCAGCATGACAGCGAGAGACAATATGAATAGCAGTTTGTTTTATAGCCGTAGTCTCTGAGATCCTTCGCTATCGCTCGGGATGACAAAAGCAAGAGGCATTATGATTGGCAGTCTGGTTGAGAAGGGAGGAATGAAACCTGACATCAGAAACTTGAAACGATATCTGCGTCATCTGCAGCACATCCTCTGTCAACTTATAAACTAGTCAACCTGTTAACTTGTCAACTCTTCTTCTCATAACCCTTCTCCATCCTAAAAATCCTAGTTCTCCTTATTCTCTCTAAATCCCGGTTCAGACAAATTAGGCTGCCACCACCTGTTCTGGTTCTGCTATTTTCTTTCCTTGGTATTTAGAAAATACAAACTGCAGCGCCGTACTCATCTGAAGTAAAGTGTTGGGTTTAACTAAGTAAAAGTCGGCGCCTAGCTCTTCACATTTTTCCTGGTCACCTGTATAGGCAGACGTAGAACAAATGATAACAGGTATATGGCGCAGTGTATCTATATTTTTTAACTCTGCTAAGCATTCCATACCATTCATGATCGGCATATTGATATCTAAAAAGATAAGGTCGGGTAACACAGCATTTTCCTGGCGCAGCAGTTTTAAGGCTTCTAAACCATTAGAGGCAAACTGACGCTGTATGGTAGGATCAATAAGACCAGTGGCTTCATTAAAAATAGCCTGGTCATCCGCATCATCATCTATAAAAAGAACCACATTGGGTAGCATCATATTTGTAGAATTTATTAGTAGTTAAATGATGGGACAGGATTAGTTTTTAAAAGCGCGCCGCAAAGATATTTGAAATTAACAGAGTAGGTAAGAAAAAACTCTTAATAATTGTTAATTGATAAATGTTGAAAAACAGTTGTTGAGCTTATGCATCGATTTGATAATCAATTAAATATAGCGGAACATTTAGAAGGGACAGGCTGGTTCATTATCCACAGCTGTAAAGACAGCGCATTTAGCAAACATGAGGTAATAGGTTGTCAATAACTTATACCACAATTTGGCACGCATCCCTGCTGTAGACTCTGCTACGCAAAAAAACTTGCATAGCTCATCATTTTGGGGTATATTAGTAGAGCTCCAGTCCTTTTTAAGCAAAAATCCCCCTATTTCATTACGGCACTTTTTTTATTAGTAGAAAGTATAGCCATTTCCAAATCTGTCTCTTGAAAAATACTGTTAGTGCTTTTTTCCTCCCTGTGTTGACCCTTAACACATTTGATTTATTAACCAGTAAAACAATCATCATGAGAGAGAATCAGAACGAAATGGGCCAACAGAAGTCTAAAAGAGGCTTTGCTGCCATGGATAGAGAAAGACAACGTGAAATAGCAAGAGAGGGTGGAAAAGCAGCCCATCGCCAAGGTGTTGCTCATCGTTGGACATCTGAAGAAGCCCGTGAGGCTGGCCGTAAAGGCGGAGAGCGTTCTCGTAACAGCCGTCAGGGTGGTGCTGAAAGTAGAGGGCCAAATGAGGGTATTCTATAAATAGAGTTCACTAAGTCACATTAATCTGAAAATTCTAAGTAAAAGCTGGGGCATGTACCTGGCTTTTACTTCGCTACACTTTGTATTGGTGTATACTATAGGAGGTATTTCTATCTCTTCAGCACCCCTTTATTAATGCCGTGCTCTTCAAACGTTACGCCTGTATACTTACGCTTATCCGCTTCAAAAACATCGGAATGCGACAACAGGTGCACAATCATATTGCCTATAGAGATCGGCATGCCATCGCGTATCTCTGAAATATTATTGAAGTGTATTTTACTGCCATCTAGTATCACTACACTACTAGAACCAATAGCTTTAAATAGGCATCCCTTCTCAATGATAACACCTGTGTCTTCACCTAATCCTAAGCCAATAGCACCAGGTTGTTCTGCTATAGCCTGCGCTAATCGTCCAAAACGACCACGTTTATCAAAGTGGGTATCTATAATCACATTGTTGAGAAAACCAAAGCCCAGGCTAAACATCACTTGTCCTTTAAAGTAAGATCGTGTGGGGTTACCACCACAGATCATGTTATTGCTCATAGCAGCTGCACCGGCACTGGTTCCGGCTATCACAATAGCTTCATCCATATAGCGAGCTTTCAATCTTTCCAATATGGTTGTTCCGCCTAGTATAGAACACAAGCGTAGTTGATCACCTCCGGTGAACATGACAATATCACATTCGTTAATACGCTTGATCAACTCGTCATTAGCTGCGGCATCCCGCTTACAAACTTTTAAATGACCAATTTGCTTACACCCTAATTTTTTAAAGGCTTCTTCATATTGAGCATAATATTCGTCAGGAATGGAGGATGCCGTTGTGATGACCTCAACAACGGGTGCTTTTTTCTTAGCTAGTGCCACCACGGCATTTAAAATACCATACTTCGTAAAATCCAGTTCATGCTCTTGTCTTTCCTGGTCGTCTATTCCTCTATCTTCTGCGCCGCCAATAGCTACCAGTATACCTTTTGGATGAGTCATAAAATTAAGGTGTATTAAAAAGCAGTGTTTCGAAAAAGCATGCCACCCGTGTTTAACAAAAGGAAAATACACGCAATAGAAATTTGGCATAAAGATTTAATTGGAAGAAGGAATAAAAAACCCAGGAGGGAATGCATGCTACTCGACAATATGATTGTATTGCGTGGGCCCAATTATTGGTCCACCAAGCATCACCAACTCATAGTGATGAATGTCAATTTTAGCAACACTCAATTCTTATCACAAACCATTATAAATGATACCTGCAACCAACTACAAAAACTATTTATAGCTTCCAATACAGAGCCTCCTGCTTTTTTAATAAAAGACAATAATGCAGCTACTTCTTTAGCGCAATGCCTGGCCCAGCTGGCTATTGGGCTGCAGCAAGCTGCTGGTATGCCTGTAACTTATTATGCTGTAGAAGCGGCTAACAAGCCGGATTGTTACTCCATAGTCTTTGAGTATACAGATGAAGAGGTTGGACGCATTACGGCTCAAAATGCGATAAGGATTTTTGAGAACTGTCATCGTGGAGAAACTTGTTCTATTAAAGAAGAAATAGCTACTATAAAGAAAGTATGGCAGGCCAACCGGCTTGGCCCTAGTACACACTCGATTGTACAAGAAGCGTTGCAGCGGCGTATACCTGTAATGCGATTGGATGATAATGCCTATATACAATTGGGCTATGGCGCCAATCAAAAGCGCATAGAGGCTACCGTTGCCAACACTACTGGCTGTCTGGCTTCCGATAAAGCCTGTAATAAGCATGAGACCAAACATTTGCTGGCCGATGCCCTGATACCTGTTCCTGCTGGTGTGATCATAGAAAAAGAAGAAGAGCTAGCCAATGCCATTCAGGAAGTCGGTTATCCATTAGTGTTAAAGCCATTAGATGGGCAGCAAGGAAAAGGAGCTGCTATCAATATAAAGACAGAAAGCGAGGCTGTTGAAGGATTTAAGCGTGCAAAACAACACGCACCAAAAGTAATAGTAGAAAAATACATTGTGGGGTGTGACTTCCGTGCGTTGGTGATTGACTACAAGTTTGTGGCTGCAGCAAGGCGTACGCCCGCCGCCGTTATAGGGGATGGTAGACATACCATTCGGGAGTTGGTAGAAATAGCTAACAATGATCCCCGTCGTGGTGATGGCCATTGTAATGTATTAACCAAGATTATTCTTGACGATGCGGTAGATGAATTGCTGGCCAAAAGAAATTATACTGTGCAAGCAGTACCGCCAAAAGGAGAGGAAGTATGGTTGAAAGCAACAGCTAACCTAAGTACTGGTGGTACAGCTACTGATGTAACAGATTGGGTACATCCGGCCAACCGTATTTTATTTGAGCGTATTGCGCGAACCATAGGCCTGGATATTTGCGGTATTGATATTATGGCACCTGATATAGAAACACCAATCGTTGAAAATGGTGGTGCTGTTATAGAAGTGAATGCCGCACCCGGTTTCCGCATGCACCTGGAACCTACGTATGGGCACCCTCGTAATGTAGCTGCACCTGTAATAGATATGCTGTTCCCGCATGGCGATAGCCGGATTCCAATAGTAGCGGTAACTGGCACTAACGGTAAGACCACCACGACACGCCTGATTGCCCGCATGGCGCAGCAGGCTGGATTCAATACCGGCTATACCAACACTGATGGTATTTACATTAACACAGAGCGTATTTATAAAGGTGATTGTGCAGGGCCAGGTTCTGCACAAGTGCTGCTGAAAGATTCATCCATAGAATTTGCTGTTCTGGAAAGTGCCCGTGGCGGTATTTTACGCTCTGGATTGGCCTTTGATCAATGTGATTGTGCCGTAGTGACCAATGTGGCAGAAGATCACCTGGGGTTAAATGGTATAGACACGCTAGAGCAACTGGCCCGTGTGAAGGCGGTTGTGCCTAAGAGTGTAAAACGGCATGGCTATGCTGTTTTGAATGCTGATGATGATCTCGTGTATGCCATGAAAGAAGAACTGTCTTGCAACATTGCCCTGTTCTCTTTGTATGCGGATAATGTGCGCATACAGAAGCATTGCGAGGCAGGCGGATTGGCAGCTATCCTAGATGAAGGATATCTTATGATCCGAGATGGCAACCGCTTGATTCCAGTGGAATTAGTAGAGAATATACCATTGACCTATGGAGGGAAAGCGCTATTTAATGTTGCCAATGTGTTGGGCGCAACGCTGGCGGCCTATGTATCAAACCTTAGTATGCCAGCTATCCGCTGCAGTTTGCGAAACTTTATCAGCTCGCCGGAAACAACTCCGGGTAGACTGAACTTCTTTGATTTTGGGGAGTTTAAAGTACTGATGGATTATGCGCATAACCCACATGGCGTGCGGGCATTAGGCGAATTTTTAAAGGATATACCTGCTACAGAAAAGATAGGCATTGTAACAGGTATAGGCGACCGGCGTAATGAAGATATTATAGCCTTAGGGAAGGAAGCGGCTCTGGTCTTTGATACCGTTATCATTCGCTATGACGATGATTTGCGTGGTAGAACCGACTTTGAGATTGGTTCACTATTGCGGGCTGGTATTCAAAGTGTAAAGAGAAATACCAAGGTGTTATTCTCCACAGGCGAAGTGGAATCGGTAGACTATGCCCTCTCTCTGGGCAAGCCCGATTCTTTGGTGGTAGTATTGGTTGATAAGGTGGATAAGGTGTTTCACCACATCTCCCAAAGGCAGAAAGCGCGCATGGAGCAAAAGATGTCGGCGTAGAGGGAGGTCTGCGCGGCGAGGGGCAAGCAGAATATTGAACAAGGAACAAGGAATAATGAAGGAAGAAGGAAGCTAAGAGAAAGAAAAGAGTGGAAGGAGATAAGGAGGGAAATGATCAATGCTCAACGCTCAATGTTCAAGGTGCACTTAAAAAAGAAAGGAAAATAAAAAAGCACTCCTTGAATAGGAGTGCTTTTGTTTTATAAAGAGGTTGGCTGTTTGGCTGTTTGGCTTGCAGCGTGCAGCGTATAGCTTGCAGCTTCCCTCTCAAGCATCACCTCCCACGTTTCACAATGGGCTGTTTTGCTTGGAGCTTACAGCGTGAAGCTTGCAGCTTCCCTCTAGCATGCATCAAACCAATCAATAGTCGGTGGCGCCGGAAAAATTTCCTCATCCTGCTGATCGTGGATGGTAGAATATTGTCCCATATAGCGGTTGCAATGGGGGCAGTAAACCTCGCGGATGTGCAACGGCTCGATCTCTTCGCTTTCTTTAAGCTGAAAGCCATGACCCTGCCAGCCACAGGTAGGGCAATACATTTCTTCGTTCTGATAATGGCAGTGGCTTACAAGTGTAAACATTTAAAATGAGTTGAAGCTGGAAAAACAGTACTGGCTTTAACATTCTGCTTCAAAACTTGTTCCCAATTACTAACAAGTTATTAAAGAAGGGAAAGGCTAACGGTTAGATAATATAGTTTTAGGGATTATTGGCTACTTTTGACAGGCAAAAAAAAAGCCCATCTGTAGAAACAGCGGGCGTAAACGATTGCTTGCTATATGAATGTAAAAAACTTAAAGTCGCGTTTGAATCAGTGGCGTTTAGGTTTGCTTACCTGTTTGCCGAACTTGATAGCACAAAAATAAAGTGCGGCGGACACCATTTTCATACAATCTATATCTTGTTTTACAACTTGCAAAGGGTTTCTGTTTTGTTAAAACCCTTGCTGGTATTGAGTTTTAGTCGAAAGGAGTTACGATGCCCAACCGTTCTATAGATACTGTGTTTCAATTGGTACAATCGCTTCAAAAAGCCGAAAAACGTGCTTTTAAGCTCTACATTACCCGAAATTCGGGTAATGCGGACCTGAAAGTCATTCAGTTATTTGATGCTATGGACAAGCTGAGTGATTATGATGAAACCCTTTTACTTAAAAAAGTACCGGCTGTAAAAAAGCAGCAGCTTTCTAACCTGAAAGCCCATTTATATAAAGAGATCCTTTCCAGCCTTCGTCTGCTGAAGACTGATGATAATATTGACATCCAGCTGCATGAGCAACTGGATTTTGCCCGTATTCTCTACAATAAGGGGCTTTATCACCAAAGCCTGAAGATCTTAGATCGTTTGAAAGAACAGGCGCGGTTATACAACCAGGATAGCTTCTTGATACAGATCATTTCATTAGAAAAGAAAATAGAAACACTGCACATTACGCGCAGTATACAGGACAGGGCTGATCAGTTGGCCATTGAGGCCAATGATATTCATGAAAAGCGCCGCGTTATTACGCAGCTGTCAAACCTGGCCTTGCAGCTATACAGCTGGTATGTAAAGAATGGCCATGCCCGTAATGAGAACGATGAAGAAGATATCAAGGCCTTCTTCCGCAGCCATCTTCCCGAGAAGCCCTTTGAGCTTACAGGTTTCTACGAGCGTTTATACCTTTATCAAAGCTATTGCTGGTATGCCTTTATCCGTCAGGATTTTCTGATGTACTACCGCTATACGCAGAAGTGGGTGGACCTGTTTGCCGAGCAATCCTTCATGATTGAAATTGAAACAGGGCATTATATTAAGGGGTTGCATAACTTATTGAATGCGCATTTTGATTTGCGTAATGATTACCAGTTTGAGCGTACCCTGCAGGAGTTTGAGGCTTTTTCCGAAACGGCTGTTTGCCAGCAACACGATAATACCCGTATTCAAACCTTTATTTACCTCAATATTGCCCGGTTTAACCGGCATTTTATGAGAGGCACATTTGAAGAAGGGTTGAAGATGGTGCCTTTTATAGAAGAAAAACTGGAAGAGTATCATCCATTCCTGGACCGGCACCGCATCCTGGTATTTTATTATAAAATAGCCTCCTTATATTTTGGAAATGGTAACTACAGCAAGGCTATCGACTACGTTCAGCAAATCATTAACTGGAAAGTAGACTTGCGTAATGACCTACAATGCTATGCGCGATTGTTGTATTTGATGTCGCACTATGAGCTGGGGAACTTTGAAATCTTGGATTCCCTGACTCGCTCTGTGTATCGCTTTATGTCGAAAATGGAGACGCTGACCAAGGTAGAAGAGCACATGTTCCAGTTTTTGCGTAACACTACTTTATCACCTCGCCAGCTTAGGCCGGAGTTTCAGAAATTATTGGATAAGATCAAGGGACTGGAAAAGAATCGTCATGAAACCCGATCTTTTGCTTATTTAGATATTATCTCCTGGCTGGAAAGTAAAATTAATGACAAGCCAATGCCCGTGGTGATTGCTGAAAAGTATCGCCAGCGCAAGCATCGTCGCTAAGTTGCCGCTGTCTCCTAAAGGGGAACTTAGGTCACAGCGGTTGTTGTTTCGAGAAACAGTATTTTAGAACTAAGTATAAATTGTATAAATAAAAGCACCCCAATAAGGAGTGCTTTTATTTATAAGCTAACATTATTCTTTCAGAAACCCACTCACCATTCATCACTCACGTCTCATCACTCACCACTCACCATTAAGCCTTATCCTGATCTCCAATCATGTTAACACTGCGCTCAACAAATGCTGTTAGGTCAGCTCCTTTCAGCATGCCTTGCGATAGTAAGGCCAGATCGAAAGCTTGTTTTGCTAAAGCTGTTTGCTGTGCCTCATTGCCGGCATTTAAGATGCGGTTGATCAACTTGTGATTTCCATTGATGGCTACTTTGTAAGTGTCGGGCAATGCACCATAGAACTGCATGCCACCGCCGCCCATACGAGCCATTTCTTTCATGCGGCGCATCCATTCTTCCATAGTAATGGTAACTGGCAGTTCATCGGCCGATAAGCCTTCTACCGTTACACTCATATTGCTGTTGTTGATAGCCTTTTCAAAGATCTCTTTCACCTTGTTAGACTCGTCTTCTGTCAACACATGGCTTAAGCTATCATCTTTTTGAATCAGGCGATCCAGTACATCTGCATCAACACGCTTGATGGATACCTTTTCTAACTTCGTTTCAAGGTGCTGGATAAAGTGGTTGTCTAAAGGTGAGTCCATTACCAGCACATCGTAGCTACGCTTAAGTGCTGATTGGATAAAGGCATCTTGCTTTTCAGCATCGTTAGTATATAAGTATACAACGCGACCTTCTTTATCTGTTTGAAGCGCCTTTACTTTCTCGTTATACTCGTCTAAGGTGTAAAACTCTTTCTTGGTATTGGTTAACAATAAAAAGTCTTTAGCTTTCTCATAGAACTTCTCCTCGCTGATAGCACCATATTTTACAAACAGGCCAATATCGCTCCACTTCTCTTCATAGGCTTTGCGGTCTTTGCGATAAAGCTCACCTAGTTTATCGGCTACTTTACGTGTGATGTAAGAGTTGATCTTCTTTACATTGCTAT
This genomic interval from Flavisolibacter tropicus contains the following:
- the cphA gene encoding cyanophycin synthetase; protein product: MLLDNMIVLRGPNYWSTKHHQLIVMNVNFSNTQFLSQTIINDTCNQLQKLFIASNTEPPAFLIKDNNAATSLAQCLAQLAIGLQQAAGMPVTYYAVEAANKPDCYSIVFEYTDEEVGRITAQNAIRIFENCHRGETCSIKEEIATIKKVWQANRLGPSTHSIVQEALQRRIPVMRLDDNAYIQLGYGANQKRIEATVANTTGCLASDKACNKHETKHLLADALIPVPAGVIIEKEEELANAIQEVGYPLVLKPLDGQQGKGAAINIKTESEAVEGFKRAKQHAPKVIVEKYIVGCDFRALVIDYKFVAAARRTPAAVIGDGRHTIRELVEIANNDPRRGDGHCNVLTKIILDDAVDELLAKRNYTVQAVPPKGEEVWLKATANLSTGGTATDVTDWVHPANRILFERIARTIGLDICGIDIMAPDIETPIVENGGAVIEVNAAPGFRMHLEPTYGHPRNVAAPVIDMLFPHGDSRIPIVAVTGTNGKTTTTRLIARMAQQAGFNTGYTNTDGIYINTERIYKGDCAGPGSAQVLLKDSSIEFAVLESARGGILRSGLAFDQCDCAVVTNVAEDHLGLNGIDTLEQLARVKAVVPKSVKRHGYAVLNADDDLVYAMKEELSCNIALFSLYADNVRIQKHCEAGGLAAILDEGYLMIRDGNRLIPVELVENIPLTYGGKALFNVANVLGATLAAYVSNLSMPAIRCSLRNFISSPETTPGRLNFFDFGEFKVLMDYAHNPHGVRALGEFLKDIPATEKIGIVTGIGDRRNEDIIALGKEAALVFDTVIIRYDDDLRGRTDFEIGSLLRAGIQSVKRNTKVLFSTGEVESVDYALSLGKPDSLVVVLVDKVDKVFHHISQRQKARMEQKMSA
- a CDS encoding KGG domain-containing protein; protein product: MRENQNEMGQQKSKRGFAAMDRERQREIAREGGKAAHRQGVAHRWTSEEAREAGRKGGERSRNSRQGGAESRGPNEGIL
- a CDS encoding chemotaxis protein CheB, which encodes METAIERPKFLVVVGASAGGLNSIFELCAQLNENINAAVCIVIHLPHISAEEILIQRLQRNSGFKCKMAENDEVVHKGTVYFAPPERHLLIKNGHILLGQGPPENRWRPSIDVLFRSAAVAYKGRSIGIILSGLLQDGADGMMAIKECGGTCIVQNPEEAEYPDMPNAVLNILTPNYCASLSDMGILLEETTNDGINAGVTVPPRVLAEAEIAEHVALGIDNVKPLGEQSEFTCPDCGGVLWEMNDDGLIRYRCHTGHLFNQDELLIRQTKALEETFWIALRMMDERRFLLQKISEEETRRGWVRSAEQKKLRIQELNKHIDRLKQLLFSTQDNP
- a CDS encoding cyanophycinase — protein: MTHPKGILVAIGGAEDRGIDDQERQEHELDFTKYGILNAVVALAKKKAPVVEVITTASSIPDEYYAQYEEAFKKLGCKQIGHLKVCKRDAAANDELIKRINECDIVMFTGGDQLRLCSILGGTTILERLKARYMDEAIVIAGTSAGAAAMSNNMICGGNPTRSYFKGQVMFSLGFGFLNNVIIDTHFDKRGRFGRLAQAIAEQPGAIGLGLGEDTGVIIEKGCLFKAIGSSSVVILDGSKIHFNNISEIRDGMPISIGNMIVHLLSHSDVFEADKRKYTGVTFEEHGINKGVLKR
- a CDS encoding response regulator yields the protein MMLPNVVLFIDDDADDQAIFNEATGLIDPTIQRQFASNGLEALKLLRQENAVLPDLIFLDINMPIMNGMECLAELKNIDTLRHIPVIICSTSAYTGDQEKCEELGADFYLVKPNTLLQMSTALQFVFSKYQGKKIAEPEQVVAA